Proteins co-encoded in one Corylus avellana chromosome ca9, CavTom2PMs-1.0 genomic window:
- the LOC132162250 gene encoding aluminum-activated malate transporter 8-like, translated as MAATNKWMPTSFNFHPTRLAMEIDEPAATQKNAQLLLARGWGWLKGLLGKCMNKAVKVAKSTKKLGQDDPRRVIHSLKVGLALTLVSLLYYWRPLYDGFGVSGMWAVLTVVVVFEFTVGATLSKTLNRGFATFFAGALGLGAQHLACLFGDRGQPIVLGTLVFLLTAASSFTRFIPRIKARYDYGVLIFILTFSLVTVSGYRIEEILQLAHQRFSTILIGGATCILVSIFVCPVWAGEDLHKLIASNLEKLANYLEGFGGENIEGVVSDDDKKLLQGYKSVLNSKSTEESSANFARWEPGHGRFQFRHPWKQYLKIGGLARKCAYHIEALNGYDINSHIQEPSEIQNKIRESSKKMSSESSKALKELALAIKTMADPSAANPHVENSKTAINDLKTALKAATLENVDVLAIIPIASVASILIEITRCVEKISESVHELADLAHFKSVDPSVSPEKPLLLHRGTVKPVLLEGDSDSDDHVVITVHGNYVDSRENEVTQAPNTAKRLGQV; from the exons ATGGCTGCTACTAACAAATGGATGCCCACCTCC tttaattttcATCCAACACGATTAG CCATGGAAATTGATGAGCCTGCAGCAACTCAAAAGAATGCCCAGCTCTTATTAGCCCGTGGATGGGGCTGGCTCAAGGGGTTGCTAGGGAAGTGCATGAACAAGGCTGTGAAGGTTGCAAAGAGCACAAAGAAGCTTGGACAAGACGACCCGAGACGTGTCATCCACTCCCTCAAGGTTGGGCTGGCTCTCACGCTGGTTTCCTTGTTATACTATTGGAGACCTCTCTATGATGGTTTTGGGGTTTCAGGAATGTGGGCTGTGCTCACTGTGGTAGTAGTCTTTGAATTCACCGTTg GTGCAACCCTCAGCAAAACATTAAATAGAGGATTTGCGACATTTTTTGCTGGTGCTCTCGGGCTTGGAGCTCAACATTTAGCATGTCTCTTTGGCGACAGAGGACAACCCATTGTCCTTGGGACCCTTGTTTTCTTACTAA CTGCAGCATCATCATTCACTCGATTCATTCCACGAATCAAGGCAAGATATGACTATGGGGTGTTGATATTCATATTGACATTTAGCTTGGTAACAGTCTCGGGTTATAGGATTGAAGAAATCTTACAGCTAGCCCATCAAAGATTCTCCACCATACTCATAGGCGGAGCCACCTGCATACTTGTATCCATATTCGTGTGTCCGGTTTGGGCCGGCGAAGATCTTCACAAACTAATTGCTTCAAATCTAGAAAAGCTCGCAAACTATCTAGAAG GTTTTGGAGGTGAGAATATTGAAGGGGTTGTGAGTGATGATGATAAGAAACTTCTTCAAGGTTATAAAAGCGTGCTAAATTCAAAAAGCACAGAAGAATCGTCGGCGAATTTCGCAAGATGGGAGCCTGGCCATGGCCGCTTTCAGTTTCGTCATCCATGGAAACAATACCTCAAGATTGGAGGCCTTGCTCGGAAATGTGCTTACCATATTGAAGCCCTTAATGGCTACGATATTAACTCTCATATTCAG GAACCGTCGgaaatccaaaataaaatacgAGAATCAAGCAAGAAGATGAGTTCAGAATCCAGCAAGGCATTAAAAGAGCTAGCACTAGCAATAAAAACAATGGCAGACCCTTCAGCGGCCAATCCCCATGTGGAAAACTCTAAAACCGCCATTAATGACCTTAAAACAGCACTCAAAGCTGCCACGTTAGAGAATGTGGACGTTCTTGCAATTATTCCCATTGCCTCGGTTGCTTCAATACTAATTGAAATCACTAGATGCGTCGAGAAAATCTCCGAGTCGGTCCACGAGCTTGCTGACCTGGCACATTTCAAGAGCGTTGACCCCAGTGTATCACCGGAGAAACCGCTACTACTTCATCGTGGAACCGTAAAACCTGTACTTTTGGAAGGTGACAGTGACAGTGACGACCACGTTGTAATCACAGTGCATGGAAACTACGTGGATTCCCGAGAAAACGAGGTTACTCAGGCGCCAAACACTGCTAAACGTCTTGGTCAGGTGTAA